The proteins below are encoded in one region of Clostridium pasteurianum DSM 525 = ATCC 6013:
- the scpB gene encoding SMC-Scp complex subunit ScpB, which produces MKNYNIEQLEIEGVLNKEKYFSIIESLLFVSGEPMKVKNISEIIECDLHYTKKLLKEMIYNYENNVRGIKLISINDNYQLVTKPDNSSYIQKLLKTNTRQSLSQASLEALAIIAYKQPVTRIDIDEIRGVKSDRAISSLQEKNLIKECGRLDAPGRPILYGTTEEFLRYFELSNLQELPKIEEFVESFKDIIEEDED; this is translated from the coding sequence GTGAAGAATTATAATATAGAGCAATTGGAAATAGAGGGAGTTTTAAATAAAGAAAAGTATTTTTCAATAATTGAATCACTTTTATTTGTAAGTGGTGAACCCATGAAAGTAAAAAATATATCTGAAATAATTGAATGCGATTTACACTACACTAAAAAGTTGTTAAAAGAAATGATTTATAATTATGAAAATAATGTAAGGGGAATAAAACTCATTTCTATAAATGATAACTATCAATTGGTTACAAAACCTGACAATAGTTCCTATATTCAAAAACTTTTAAAGACCAATACAAGACAGTCTCTATCTCAAGCATCTCTAGAAGCATTGGCTATTATTGCTTATAAACAACCAGTAACAAGAATAGATATAGATGAAATTAGAGGAGTAAAGTCGGATAGAGCTATCAGTAGTTTACAGGAAAAAAATTTAATTAAAGAATGTGGAAGATTAGATGCACCAGGAAGGCCTATATTATATGGAACTACTGAAGAATTCTTAAGATATTTTGAGTTGTCAAATCTACAAGAACTTCCTAAAATAGAAGAGTTTGTTGAAAGCTTTAAAGATATTATAGAAGAGGATGAAGATTAA
- the ytfJ gene encoding GerW family sporulation protein — MENHSIENLMTNTMENLRDMIDVNTIVGDPVEAKDGTLILPISKVSFGFASGGTEFSDNITKDSPSDKFPFGGGSGAGVSVKPVAFLVLKENTVRLLSLDSQNTYDKMVDTIPQIIDLIKDNIGKHKENKNEALKSKNNSIEKDETDIK, encoded by the coding sequence TTGGAAAATCATTCTATTGAAAATTTAATGACAAATACTATGGAAAATTTAAGAGATATGATTGATGTTAATACAATTGTGGGTGACCCTGTAGAAGCCAAAGATGGAACTTTAATATTACCTATATCTAAAGTTTCCTTTGGCTTCGCCTCAGGCGGTACTGAATTTTCTGATAATATTACTAAAGATAGCCCTTCAGATAAATTTCCCTTTGGAGGAGGTTCTGGTGCTGGTGTATCTGTAAAACCTGTAGCCTTTCTGGTTCTTAAAGAAAATACGGTAAGACTCTTATCCTTAGATTCTCAAAATACTTATGATAAGATGGTAGATACTATACCTCAAATAATTGATCTGATAAAAGACAATATAGGGAAGCATAAAGAGAATAAAAATGAAGCGTTGAAATCTAAAAATAATTCTATAGAAAAAGATGAAACTGACATTAAATAA
- a CDS encoding DUF2953 domain-containing protein gives MHIIIIILIIFIITLFPIPIPFKLHYYNNNLHIYIYEKEISFKKRVTKNIKHDIRSKDYFQILKDFYPLIKNVAIKLKNNPLKPRLIFNLYLNFGFEDAAKTAICFGFLNSLSPILYFSIGKFFHIKKYTFSIIPNFKSSKIDLCLKSILRISIVNTIYIVILILLVFLNNKKLKNTKILHPKEEL, from the coding sequence ATGCACATTATCATTATAATCCTAATTATTTTTATAATAACACTTTTTCCAATACCAATCCCTTTTAAATTACACTATTATAATAACAACTTACATATATACATATACGAAAAAGAGATAAGTTTTAAGAAAAGAGTAACTAAAAATATAAAACATGATATAAGAAGTAAAGATTATTTCCAAATATTAAAAGATTTTTATCCCTTAATTAAAAATGTAGCTATAAAGCTTAAAAATAATCCTTTAAAACCTAGATTGATTTTCAATCTTTACTTGAATTTTGGTTTTGAAGATGCGGCTAAAACTGCAATATGCTTTGGATTTTTAAATTCTCTTTCACCTATTTTATATTTTTCCATAGGTAAATTTTTTCATATAAAAAAATATACTTTCTCCATTATACCTAATTTCAAATCATCAAAAATAGATTTATGCTTAAAAAGTATATTAAGAATAAGTATAGTAAATACTATATATATAGTCATATTAATCCTATTAGTCTTTTTAAATAATAAAAAGCTTAAAAACACAAAAATTTTACATCCTAAGGAGGAATTGTAA
- a CDS encoding D-alanyl-D-alanine carboxypeptidase family protein, translated as MKIVRTNKIIILLICFCLINMFTYNVKAQNLNVDAKAAIALDSKSKLVLYEKNSDMILPMASTTKIMTALVTIKYGDLDKKITISKASASVRGSTVGYKEGEVITERELLYGLMFRSGNDAAIALAEGVGGSVEQFLKLMNEYAVEIGAFNSHFESPHGLDSENHYCTAYDLALITAKAKENKIFNDIVGCKDVTDEEMNFTRSYHNINKILYQIPGANGVKTGYTGNAGKCLVTSVDMDGHDVIFVVLNCTPRWKETGKIYKYVKDNYSYKKLCSVNDNIPKAAINKKDNVKLSLKEDIVLPCENNKNYTTKYVIPKISLKKINKGDEFGKVQVYKEDKLLYSEPLIVNNNIKEKSSIIDKFFKGIKKN; from the coding sequence ATGAAAATTGTAAGAACTAATAAGATAATAATTTTATTAATTTGTTTTTGTTTAATAAATATGTTTACTTATAATGTAAAAGCGCAGAACTTAAATGTAGATGCAAAAGCAGCAATTGCATTAGATAGTAAATCTAAATTAGTTCTATATGAAAAAAATTCAGATATGATTCTTCCTATGGCAAGTACCACTAAAATTATGACTGCCCTTGTTACAATAAAATATGGCGATTTGGATAAAAAAATTACTATATCTAAAGCATCTGCTAGTGTAAGAGGATCTACTGTTGGATATAAAGAAGGAGAAGTAATAACGGAGAGAGAGTTACTATATGGTCTTATGTTCCGTTCAGGTAATGATGCGGCTATTGCCTTAGCAGAGGGTGTAGGTGGAAGTGTAGAACAATTTTTAAAATTAATGAATGAATACGCTGTTGAAATTGGAGCTTTTAATTCACATTTTGAATCTCCTCACGGCTTAGATAGCGAAAATCATTATTGTACTGCTTACGATTTGGCACTGATAACTGCAAAAGCTAAAGAAAATAAAATATTTAATGATATAGTAGGATGTAAAGATGTTACTGATGAAGAAATGAATTTTACAAGAAGTTATCACAATATAAATAAAATACTATATCAAATTCCCGGGGCAAATGGTGTTAAAACCGGATATACAGGGAATGCCGGTAAATGTTTGGTTACATCTGTAGATATGGATGGTCATGATGTTATATTTGTAGTACTTAATTGCACTCCTAGATGGAAGGAAACTGGCAAAATATACAAGTATGTTAAAGATAATTATTCTTATAAAAAGCTTTGCTCAGTAAATGATAATATTCCAAAAGCGGCAATAAATAAAAAAGATAATGTTAAATTGTCATTAAAAGAAGATATAGTGCTGCCTTGTGAAAATAATAAAAATTATACTACAAAATATGTAATACCTAAAATTTCTCTTAAAAAAATAAATAAAGGTGATGAATTTGGAAAGGTGCAAGTGTATAAAGAAGACAAATTACTTTATTCTGAACCTTTAATAGTAAATAATAATATTAAAGAAAAAAGCTCTATAATAGACAAATTCTTTAAAGGTATAAAGAAAAATTAG
- a CDS encoding FAD-dependent oxidoreductase, whose translation MKVVIIGGGWSGCAAAITAKKSGAEVELYEKTDLLLGLGNVGGIMRNNGRYTAAEELLALGAGDLINITDKNTRHKNIDFPGHKHAWLYDVNKIESHVRNYLKELNISINLISRVIDVKKINNKIEGIYLADGTYVKGDVFIETTGSTGPMGNCLKYGNGCSMCILRCPAFGPRVSISSRAGVDDLQGEREDGNLGAFSGSCKLAKESLSDFIVKELDEKGVVILKIPPEDVNLDKLKIKVCQQYALKEFAENIILLDTGHAKLMTTFYPLEKLRKIHGLENVKFVDPYAGGKGNSVRYLSVAPRNDDMKVKGIDNLFCGGEKGGLFVGHTEAILTGSLAGHNAVRSVLGIPSLILPRDLASGDFLAFANYKMLEKDGRRKRYTFAGSDYFKRMQELNLYTIDSDEIKRKVEKLNLTDIFNQKLV comes from the coding sequence CGACTTATTATTAGGTCTTGGAAATGTTGGAGGTATAATGCGAAATAACGGTCGATATACAGCCGCTGAAGAATTACTTGCCTTAGGTGCAGGTGATTTGATAAACATAACAGATAAAAATACAAGGCATAAAAATATTGATTTTCCAGGTCATAAACATGCTTGGCTTTATGATGTAAATAAAATAGAATCCCATGTGCGAAATTATTTAAAAGAGTTAAATATATCAATTAATTTAATAAGCAGAGTTATAGACGTAAAAAAAATTAATAACAAAATAGAAGGAATATATCTTGCTGACGGTACCTATGTAAAAGGTGATGTATTTATAGAAACTACGGGCTCTACAGGTCCTATGGGCAATTGCTTAAAATATGGTAATGGCTGTTCCATGTGCATACTCAGATGCCCTGCCTTTGGACCAAGGGTAAGTATAAGCAGCAGAGCAGGCGTAGACGATCTTCAAGGTGAAAGAGAAGATGGCAACTTAGGTGCCTTCAGTGGTTCCTGTAAACTTGCAAAAGAATCACTAAGCGATTTTATAGTTAAAGAACTAGATGAAAAAGGTGTTGTTATATTAAAAATACCACCAGAAGATGTAAATCTTGATAAACTTAAAATAAAAGTCTGCCAGCAATATGCATTAAAAGAATTTGCCGAGAATATTATACTTTTGGATACTGGTCATGCAAAACTTATGACAACCTTCTATCCTCTAGAAAAGCTCAGAAAAATTCATGGACTTGAAAATGTCAAATTTGTAGATCCATATGCAGGAGGGAAAGGAAATTCTGTGCGATATCTATCTGTTGCACCAAGAAATGATGATATGAAAGTAAAAGGAATAGATAACCTATTTTGCGGTGGTGAAAAAGGAGGACTGTTTGTTGGTCATACTGAAGCTATATTAACTGGTTCTCTAGCTGGTCATAATGCTGTAAGAAGCGTCCTTGGAATTCCTTCTTTAATCTTGCCAAGAGATCTAGCTTCTGGCGACTTTTTAGCTTTTGCTAATTATAAAATGCTGGAAAAAGACGGCCGCAGAAAGCGTTATACCTTTGCAGGTTCTGACTATTTCAAACGAATGCAGGAACTAAATCTATATACCATAGATTCAGATGAAATAAAACGAAAAGTAGAAAAATTAAATCTTACAGATATATTTAATCAAAAATTAGTTTAA